The Arachis duranensis cultivar V14167 chromosome 9, aradu.V14167.gnm2.J7QH, whole genome shotgun sequence genomic sequence ttTTATTATCAAAGAATAAACTAATCAAGCTTTTTTCTATTTATGTCACGaccaaagaaaaggaaaaagataaagaaCTTTATATCAAAgaataaactaaactaaagaaaacaaaaaatagaaaacttaAATAAGTTTTCTCTTCCTATCTGTTGATGATGGTGATCTCTGAATAGTGCATGCAGAAATTATGCACCTGCGTCATGATTTTACGtttgttgtttgtttgtttatttgtgtttgatttcaAGCTTGTGAATctgatataatataaataataataataaacacttaaaatttttttaataatataatctaCCAAGTCAATCTCGATGTTGACTAAGAGTAATTTTTAATAAAGCATATGATTGTAACTCGTgatgttaaaatttatttactgTATAACTGATATGTATGTGTCATAAAATGCTAacctcaatttttatttattcatttattatttttgtaaagattttttaatcttttacttggataaaattaaattatcatctatttttttcacaaaaattaaatataacgaaaaaaaataacactaataattatatttctaatacttCATAAACTTCTATTAGGTCCTCGTACTTTCCCAACATTAAAAGTAACCGTCATATTTTTTTCTGCTTCCACGTTATCATATATATCTCTCTCTCTACTTGACAACAGAGGATCCCCTGCCCCATTGACATCCCTAATCCCACAAGATAAGGGAATATATCCCACTGTCACGAGTTAAgtgtaaaaataataaagaagatAGAGAGTATAAATAATACATTATaggataaagtattattttaatttttaatatttaaattaattttttaatttattttttaatattttaaatagcctattttaattttataaaattttaaacagatttaatattattttactattaaatctaatttaaataattaataagaaacttttatattaataattattaatagatcaattttatttacgtactaaaattaaatattatattaatttttaaatatactaGTTATTATGTCACATTTAACTTTGAAATAACactaaattcatttaaaattgaaaaaaaaaaattaaatattaaaaattaaattaaaattaaattaaaatattataattattagaattttacagggaattcaatttaaatattaatttaatttaatttaattcgaACTCCTTTTTATAGGGAATTCacttgtaattcgaatcaactcgATTCGAACTCCCCTAAGCTACGTACTccatgtaattcgaattgatataATTCGAACCTTGCATGCCTAATTCGAATCTAATTGATTCGAACTACGTGAGAAGAGTATTTGGTCATAATTCGAATTGAATCAATTCGAATTATGTGCAAAGCTAATTCGAATcttattgattcgaattatataaaaatgtgtTCTGGTGGATTGATgtatcaaaatttgttttgacGAATTTGGGTAAAAATGAGCTCTCCTCGGCACATTTGAATTTTTTACCCGAAAAATAATATCGCCTGTAaactaaaaaagaaatcaaactTTTAGAATGGACATTGAGTATTATAatgttaaaatatttatggCGTAGTTTAATTTATAGAACTTAATTAGGCGAGATCTAATTAACAAGTGGGAGTTAAGACTTAAGCGCATAGAACACAAGTTAAACTGGGgataaaaaaggaaataaaatacaacatttgaagaaagaaaaaaatgtagccGTTGAATTGGGCAACGGCTCTATTGTTTCCTTATTAAACTATCCGTTACACTTTTGAACTCATAAAACACccttcacttcttcttcttcttcaacaaacACACAGACATAACTTACCTTGCTACATTTCGTGCTTCAAATCTTAGGTATGTTTGTTTCAACTCACAATTTCGCCAACCTAAATTGTTGCAGAGAGTTCTGATTGGTGTTTGTGTTGTTGCAGGGAATCGAAAATGAACGACCTAATGACCAAGTCATTCACGAGCTACGTGGATCTGAAGAAAGCGGCAATGAAAGACGAATTGGACTTGGAAGCAGGGCAGGGAGTGGAGCTGAGCTCTTCCACCACTCACATGGACACGGACATGGGCCTGTTCTTGGAGGAAGCCGAGAAGGTGAAGACGGAAATGGCGAGCCTCCGCGAGATACTCGAGAGGCTCCAACAGGCCAACGAGGAGGGAAAATCACTCCACAAGCCCAACGCTCTGAAATCTCTAAGGACAAGAATCAATTCCGACATTGTGACGCTTCTGAAGAAGGCCCGGGCCATTAGAGCCCATCTGGAAGACATGGACAAAGCCAACTCCGCAAACAGGAGGCTCTCGGGACTCAAGGACGGGACCACAACCGCCATCTACCGCACTCGGATCGCGGTGACGAACGGGCTCCGGAAGAAGCTGAAAGAGCTGATGATGGAGTTCCAGGGGCTGAGGCAGAGGATGATGACAGAGTACAAGGAGACTGTTGGAAGAAGGTACTTCACGGTGACCGGTGAGTACCCGGACGAAGAGGTGATCGAGAAGATAATTTCGAATGGGGAAGAAGAGGAGTTCTTGGGGAAGGCGATTGGGGAGCATGGGAGGGGGAAAGTGATGGAAACGGTGGTTGAGATTCAGGACAGGCACGATGCGGCGAAAGAGATCGAGAAGAGCTTGCTTGAGTTGCATCAGGTGTTCTTGGACATGGCGGTTATGGTGGAGGCTCAAGGGGAGAAGATGGATGACATTGAGCACCACGTGATCCATGCTTCTCACTATGTTAAGGATGCTAACAAAGAACTTGTGAGCGCTAAAAAGTACCAGAGGAACAGTAGGAAGTGGCTCTGCGTTGGGATCATTATTCTTCTCATCCTCATCCTTGTTATTGTCATTCCCATCGCCACCAGTTTCAGTAGCTCTTGAAGGGATCAACATTTCTCATGATTCTTGGTTTCTAGTTGCTGCAGAGTTGTACCCTACGACTCTCCTCCTTGTTTTCTGCCATTTGTTCATGTATTATGTTCATATCAGCTGAAATTAAGTTAGCCCCTTTTCTGAATGTTGAATGCTACCAACTATGTTCTTAGATTCTGAAATTGTTACTACTTTGCTGGTCTTTTTAGATTCTTAAGCTGATATTGTTTTTGTCCTAATTCAAAGAATTCTTTGGATATGCAAATTTTTGGTAAGTTTTGGGGGAGAAGAATTCATAGATAGATACTTATAGAAAATTACTGTCTTCTAAAGTAGGCCTTGTGTCTGCTGGTGCATATTCAAAACAGTGTGAATTGAAAGCCTTGAAACAATGTTAGATCAGCTTAAATTGCTATACTTGGATTTATTATTATGCCTGTGAATTTTGAGAGGCTTAGCTTGCACAGATAAAAATATCTCCCTACAACAAATACCAGCGGTTGTAATTGCAAATAATGTTGcaagtataataataatttcgTGTAAAGTACCAAAAACCTAGTGACAGATTGccttcatcattatcatcgtTCATAGGCAACTTCTTGTTTATTTGGTTGACCAAATTTGTCTTGGAAAAAGATAGCTTCAATATTTATCCTTCAAACTATGCTATTTATCTTTATTcatagattttatttttcttaaaaaataccCTTGTcattttgttaaattaaaaatttataaatgtctGTTATTTAGCCTACTGTAACTGTATCTTTTAAAAGCAAACCTAGTGATTATagtaaattactaaatttttatatcaCTAACAAGTAtttgtctctttttttcttgcataataACGTCTAATACAAGGTAACAAGAGTTTCTCAACGACAATGATGTTATTTCTTCACTTTTTATAGGGTAAAAAACTCAAATGAGCCAAGGGGAGCTCATTTTTACCCAAATCCGccaaaacaaattttgatacATCAATCCACCAGAacacatttttatataattcgaatcttGATTCGAATTAGCTTTGCACATAATTCGAATTGATTCAATTCGAATTATGACC encodes the following:
- the LOC107467801 gene encoding syntaxin-related protein KNOLLE — encoded protein: MNDLMTKSFTSYVDLKKAAMKDELDLEAGQGVELSSSTTHMDTDMGLFLEEAEKVKTEMASLREILERLQQANEEGKSLHKPNALKSLRTRINSDIVTLLKKARAIRAHLEDMDKANSANRRLSGLKDGTTTAIYRTRIAVTNGLRKKLKELMMEFQGLRQRMMTEYKETVGRRYFTVTGEYPDEEVIEKIISNGEEEEFLGKAIGEHGRGKVMETVVEIQDRHDAAKEIEKSLLELHQVFLDMAVMVEAQGEKMDDIEHHVIHASHYVKDANKELVSAKKYQRNSRKWLCVGIIILLILILVIVIPIATSFSSS